A window of bacterium genomic DNA:
GCATCATGTCCAGGACAGCCAGGAAGCTGATGATGTGGCGGGGACGGTCCCGCTCCCCGCCTTCCAGACCCGAAAGGGGCATCACCTGCCGTCGCGTGAGCTGCTCGCGGATGGCGCGAATCTGGTCCTCGACCGTGAGGGGAAAGAGCTCGACATGGTGGTGCCGGGGTCGCTCGGGTCTGGCCACCAGTTCGGCATAACAGCGGCCCAAGTCGTAGAGCGACACGGCGCGCAGGCTGTCGTCCCGCAGGCCAGGCTCCACCAGATCCATGGCGCTCCATCCGCGCAGCCAGATGGATGCGCCCCTCTCCTCCAGCCGGCCCAGGCCCTGACTGAGTTCGCGCAGCCGCTGGTAGTCCAACAGGCGCAGGGCCAACTCCCGGCGCGGATCCTCCACCTCGTCCGCCTCTTCGTCTTCCCGCGGCAAAAGCAGACGCGCCTTGATGTGAAGCAGAGTGGCGGACATCAGGATGTAATCGCCAGCGTCTTCGAGGTCAAGCTCCCCGATGTCGTTCATCCAATCCTGGTATTGCCGGGTGATGGCGACGATGGGGATGTCCCAGATGTCCAGCTCGTTCTCGCTGATGAGAAAGAGGAGAAGATCGAGCGGACCCTCGAAATCCTTCAGCTGAAATCGGATGCCGGGTCGCGTGGCTGCCGCGTTGAACATGGGGGCAACTTAGCGATCGAGGGGTAGGCCCGCATGGCTCACTTCAACCAACCCCGCTGAACTGCACCAGATGCCTCGGTTGACGAATCCGATTTCCGCATTGCTTGCTTCGGCTATCCGATAGATGAATGGAAATTCCTGGCACGGATGCTGCAACTGCCCGGGCAGGAGGTGCTCATGCATGCTTGGTTGCCATGGATCCGCCGCCCGGAGCATGACATGATGGACGATCAGGGCGCGGTGTGGCTTGACGAGGAGAGGGTTCTGGCGGGGCGGCATATGGTGCTGGCGGCCGGACAGTTGCTGGCCGCCCATGTCCTGGCCTGGACGCTTATCATCGCCTTCGTCTGAACCGACTGCCCGCCACCGATGGCTGGCGACGCTTCCTCTCAATCTTCGGGCGCGTCATATCCAGCTTCACGCACGGCCAATCTGAGCTGAGGAAGCAGCGTGGTGCGGTCCACGCCGATCCGCGGCCAAACCCGGACGCTGCCCGAAGCCAGGTCCACCGACAGGTCGGCCACCAGCCCCGTGTCGCGCAGGGCCAGATCCACCCGGCCGGCACAATGGGTGCAGGTCATGCCTGCCACGCTTAGACTCAGATCTTCCGCGCTGGGCAGGGCCGCATCCGGCCCGCCTTGCCGGAAGGTCGCGCCGAGCTTGTCGACGTAGTGCCACGCCAACAGCAGGACCATGGCCAGCCACCCCGCCCCGGTCAACCAGCTGATTTCGTGCCCATGGGCATGGCTATGGGCGGCGGGCAGGGCCGATCCCGTCCAGAATTCGCCAAGGAGCCAGCCCGCCAACAAGGAGACGCCGGCGATGGATGCGATGTACACGGCCAATGAGCGCCAACCCAGGGTGCTGCGCAGCAGGACGAGGGTGACCATGTTGGTGGCTGGTCCAGCCAACAGGAAGACGAGGGCCGCCCCCGGATGCAATCCCTTCATCACCAAGGCGGCGGCGATGGGTGTGGCCGCCGTGGCGCAGATATAGACCGGCAAGCCAATGAGCAGCATGGGAAACATGGAGAGCAAGGGATTGCGGCCCTGCCAGCTGTCCAACCAGCCTTCCGGCAGCAGGACGAGAATGAGGGCGGCGACGGCGAGGCCGATCAGCAGGTTGTTGGCCAGGCTGCCTGTCAACTCGCGGACATGACGCCAGAAGGCCAGCGGTGCCGTCCGCCAGACGATCCCAGGGGATTCAAGCAGCTGGGGAACGGCTTGCCCGGAAGGTTGGGCGGTCCGATCCAGGGCCACGCCGGCCACCAGGGCCGTGACGGCCGAAGCGGCAATGCGAAAGAGGGCGAAGAGCGGCCCCAGCAGGCCTTGGGTGAGAAGGAAGGAATCGGCGCCGATCTGGGGCGCCGCAATAAGAAAACTGACGCTGGCTCCATTGGTGGCCCCCTTGCGCCGCAGTGAGGCCACCACTGGCACCACGCTGCAACTGCACAAGGGAAGGGGAATCGCCAGCAGTGTGGCCTTGACCACAGTCCACCAGCCCGGCCGGCCCAGATGGCGCAGCACGGCCCGCTCCGAGACCAGCACATGCAGGATACCGGCCACGATCAAGCCCAGAAGCAGGAGGGGAGCGATGTCCAGTGACAAGCGCCAAAGCTGATCAAGGAAGACTCTTGCCATGGAAACAACGTGTCAATCAGTCGACCCTTTGGCAAGGCGAAGTCGGAGGGATCAAGCGAGGATCTGCCATCGACAGAGCTCAGCGGCCCTTGACCGGAATCCATTCCAGATCGACGCTGCCCATGCCCACTGACAACTGCAAGGAGAGATTGCCCGGCCCCTCGCGCCAATTGGACGAGAACCATGTGTCGCTGCTGGTTCGCTCCAACCGGTCGAACTCATGGCTGGAGAGGAAATTGTCGTCGTGACGGATCTTGACACCGATGTTTTCGGGAACGCGCAGATCCAGGCTTCCCATGCCCACATCCAGGGTGACATCCAGACTCTGGCGATATTGTCCGCTGAATTCCAGCACGGCTGATCCCAGTCCGCCGGCGAACTGGAACCGCTTCATGCGCAAATTGGACAGGCCACGCACCTCCATCGAACCCAATCCCGTGGCCAACTCCACGTTGCGGGCCTCCCCCTGGCATGGCGTCGAGAAGTTCAGTTCAACCTCGCTCAACCCCGTTGCGAACTTCAGCTCCTCGATGTTCAAACCTCCAAAATCCGCCTGGCCGGAGCCCAATCCGAACTCAACATCCAGGTTGCAGGGCAGGTCACGCGACAGGCTGATCGTCCAGGTGTCCTTGAATGTGCCGCCCTTGCGGCTTCCCAGGATGGAGAAACCCTGTCCTTCCCCTTGGCCGGAACTGATGTTCAAGCGGCCATCCCCGCCCACCACCGCGTAGTCGATCTTGGGCGCGGATCCACTGGCATGGCTGATGTCCAGCCGCACCATGGGCGGACCTTTGTGCGTGGTCATGGTCATGGTGGCAGCCCCCACCTGCAGGTTGAGGACCAACCGTTTGGCGCCGTCCGCATTGAACTCCCGCTGCAGGCGCACCTGCTGGGCCAGCGCCGCTGGCACGGCCAGAGTGGCAAGCACCAGCAGACTCGAGATCATGGCGTTCCACATGATGGTCTCCCCAGCGCTAGAATCGGCGCTGAATCCGGCACAACAGCCTCCAGTCCGCCTCCCCCGAATCGGTGGCGCGGAACAGGGCCAGTCTGAAGTCGTCGTCCTCGTCGGCGATGCCAATGCCAAAATCCGAGCGGAAACCGGCCTTGGTCATGTCACGGATGCCCCCCGCCACCACTTGACCCAGGTCGGCCATGAGCAGCAAATCGAAGGAAGATAGCGGCCAGATGTTGAACAGGTCGCCAGAGAAGCGATTCTCGATGCTGGCCAACACCATGGAGCTGCCGCCGACCAAGGTGGGACTCATCCGATCGAAGGAGTCGTCCTTCCCCACAAGATCAATCGACTTGGGCCGGTAGCCAGGCAGGGCATCGGGTCCGCCCAGACGAAAGAGATAATGGGCCGGCAGGCGTCCGGACTGGTTGCCCGCCAGGATGCGGCCGCCGAAGTGCTCACGGTGGCGAGCGCCAAAGGGCATTCCAAAGCGGATGTTCGCCAGAATCCGCTCGTAGGCATAGTCGTGGCCACTTCCCTCGAGGCCACGTTCGTAATTGATGGTCAGCCCCGCGCGCTTGGCCCACGCATCCTCATGCCGCGTTGCCTTCCACATGTACAGATCCAGTCCGACGCGCACTCCCTGGTTCTGACTGGTTGGATAACCCGTGCTGTCTGAATACAGATTGAGGCGATAGGGGCTGTCATTGCCGGACCAATTCCACTGG
This region includes:
- a CDS encoding segregation/condensation protein A → MFNAAATRPGIRFQLKDFEGPLDLLLFLISENELDIWDIPIVAITRQYQDWMNDIGELDLEDAGDYILMSATLLHIKARLLLPREDEEADEVEDPRRELALRLLDYQRLRELSQGLGRLEERGASIWLRGWSAMDLVEPGLRDDSLRAVSLYDLGRCYAELVARPERPRHHHVELFPLTVEDQIRAIREQLTRRQVMPLSGLEGGERDRPRHIISFLAVLDMMRQREVIARQTRTSGDLWLFPPRRQHQWLKELRDLAE
- a CDS encoding permease encodes the protein MARVFLDQLWRLSLDIAPLLLLGLIVAGILHVLVSERAVLRHLGRPGWWTVVKATLLAIPLPLCSCSVVPVVASLRRKGATNGASVSFLIAAPQIGADSFLLTQGLLGPLFALFRIAASAVTALVAGVALDRTAQPSGQAVPQLLESPGIVWRTAPLAFWRHVRELTGSLANNLLIGLAVAALILVLLPEGWLDSWQGRNPLLSMFPMLLIGLPVYICATAATPIAAALVMKGLHPGAALVFLLAGPATNMVTLVLLRSTLGWRSLAVYIASIAGVSLLAGWLLGEFWTGSALPAAHSHAHGHEISWLTGAGWLAMVLLLAWHYVDKLGATFRQGGPDAALPSAEDLSLSVAGMTCTHCAGRVDLALRDTGLVADLSVDLASGSVRVWPRIGVDRTTLLPQLRLAVREAGYDAPED